TGAGTTAATGGACATAAATGACTTGATAagcccaaaacaaaacaacaacaacaacatttaaaaatagcaCAAGAAATAAATTAAGGGAACATAAATTATACGAACCAGGCCCTCCAGGATTCCAATATTATGCGATCACAGAATTATATGGCCAGAAATGTAAATCAAtaagatctttataacagtatagcagactataggggtgtgacgagatcttgatattaaaatgtgacaagattTCTCATCAAAGTGAAAAGCTGTCATGCGATAATTGTAAACGTCTGCTCTGCTCATCCAGCACAAGCTGcacacagtgcagcaggaaCCACAGTTTactgatcacgtgacgagagtAAGGCGAGATGACCGACAAGACCATGGCAtaggattcgttgcacaacagcACCTAAGCATCTGATAAATGTCTTTTCTTGTAGAACGCACGCTCAGCAGTACCACTCTTTATACACAGGGTATGTGCAATTGCGAATTCGAAAGCAAAAGTAAAAGGCGAGCTCCCTGATGCTCACTtgatttttgcactttttgaaAGTTAAAAAATGCCCTAGGGGTAAATATGACAAATATACAGATTTAAATGTGTCAAAGTTGATTGAACACCAatgaaaatacacacacacacaaaaaaaaaaaaaaatccaattttttCTTTACTCTGTCaagtgaatgaatgatttacatgtatgacaaggcttaatgtcaAGCCTTTTAATGCTTGATTACAGGcctattgttttaaaaatgtgagaaaCAACTGCctattctgtaaaaaaatattgcaacTTAAAAACTTTTTGTTGGAATAACTTTCCTGGATTTAACTTGAGATAACTCAAATATCCATGTTGTCACTTAATATAACttcacattttaatttcaaagtAAGATGTATAgcctaaaaaataattttaaacaaaattacaaaataaggATGCATGATGTAAGGGTAACGCGTCTTATTCTTAAATACCAACAGTtagaaaatatagaaaaaatatagaaaaaaacagATACAATTACCTTTGAACTACAGAGAAACTGAGCTTTAACAGGAGCAACAGCACGAACAAACTCTGCATGTGGGCTAATACTGTCATGTGACAACATTAATTTTGCGTTAAAGCCTCTTTTCTCCACAAAAAGTGTTTTCAAACCAATTAAACATTTGAAGTATCAATATAGAATTTATGTGCTAAagctaaatggaaaaaaatattgtgtggACACAACAGAAATCGTATCGATAAATGGCAATTTCATCAGCTATATCGGTAAATATTTTGAAGCGCTAAACGACTAAATTCATTTTTACGATAAACTGATTGACAATATGGTGAGCAAAATTAGACGCATCTTTTCTGTTATTCATGTACTTTactcataaataaaatatgttcattaatgCTATTATATATATTACCATGTTACGTtcaaaattaattcattcatttctgAGTATAATTCTGTATAATTGTACAAACGGCTTGTATtgatttaaacactttaaatgatttaaaacacaaacctttcttcagcaGAATCACAACAAATGCAGGAGCTCGGCGCAGCCTTATGAGGTCATGCTgccacaccaaaataaaagtcccgttCACAAGCTAGTAAAATAATAGGAGTcgacacagaaaaaaaacattcaaatgaaaAGATAAAggattaattaaatgtaaatgtaagcaAGTGTGAAGCGatcataattattataataccAACCACAGAGCATTTGTGATTTTCTCAATCAAAGATAAAGTCAAGTATCTTGATCTTAAAAGattggaaaaaatgtttaaatatttctaaCTAATTAAAAATCTGTAGATCAAAATTAAATATGTGGTTAAAATTTAATCCTTATCATAATATATCCATCTCATTTCATCTCAGTTTTTCCCCAAAATATGAGGGCAATAAATAAACTTCCAACTTTGTTTGATTAAAGTGCATTATATATAACTACTAAACTTaaactttcaaactgaaaaTCTTCAAACTTCAAAAAACTACTTCAAACATTCTGACTAGGctttttcaacccaacttaaagtttgtctacaatcttttttttatctagttgttgttgtttaggtGTTGGTCAGATGTACTAAGCATAAGcataatattgaaataaaaaatagacaTTTCATTTGCATGATTCTTCAGTCACTTAAAAATGATAAAGCCTCATTCAACAAAACAGACTGGGAGCAGCCTCTTTACTTTAGGTAGGGTGCGTGCTTGgactaacaaaataaatgcGCGACCTTCTGTTCAGAAGTTTCAATCAATATGTAGTTTAGTCAACATTGGTGGCAATTGTTCTatgatcaacttaggcttatgatgcttttgggaaacgcagcccagaacCATACCGCTCAGTGGAAacacgccattagatggcgtcTACCCTAACTACTTAATTAGTATATTTTCAGTCTTctttttatatacttctcagaaatatacttagacCTTTCTTTCAGTATaagccaagtatacttaaagtATATTTTGCCTGTATttgtactcaatcttttgatcaagatatacttaaaagtatacagTAATTAAGCattctaagtatacttggcttgtagttgtttaatcttttgattgagtagcctattaaatatagcctactttttttccctcatagTTTTACAGTCTTATAAACatacattgttttaaaaaagtactgtttttagtccactggtagtgtacaaAAGAATTTACTTAAAATCTACTTTACGCTTTCCCAGCCACTGACTGAATTTTCCCGCTatccgtgttttcactgttataaatAGGGGGTGCTATTACgaatcttctgaaagagtacagaatctctggcTCAAAACAAAGGTGAAGCATCATTTCttagcagaaacaagtgatagaagaTTGCTCACGcaaatgtaaaatttttttattatcaaacattaaacagcatataaatcaaaactgcctaacgttatTGAACAAAAGTAGGACTGtaaagctttgggggtgttgatggtcTCAAACTACTGTGTACTTATAAgtactttatttaatattgttaCACTTATAATAAGCTTAAAGTACTTAAAGTTTtacctctttgtcgccatctctgtttgaaccTTGAAATTGAAGTTATTTTCAGAGTTATCTTCTTTACGTGGGCTGTGCATTGGCATGGCTCCTCAGTGCGGAAGAATATAATGTTTTAAGGTGTATGTGTGGGTTGTCTATCAACGCACCAGTTGTCAATGATGATTGTCGTTTTGAACCTAATCGATTACAAACTGCCATCAGCTGGTGTAATAAAAGGCTACAAACAATctgccacctgcagcatccaCACACGCAATATATCCTACTAGCCGTGACTCCTTTATGtatacagacgtgacgtaatgatgcaaagaTGAATGGCGGAGGCTTGTATTTCTCttggaaacctaccagtaccactcaaaTTAGAACACATTATtaacaagcttaccgttgtgaatcgggctaaggtaaggagatcgttttgaacactggctggatatgtacttgctcaataattgattttggatcatttttaaccaaaaaaagttacagactgcagctttaaatgtaTACCTTTCATACAGTAAATTTAGGCCAAATTAGTCCCAAGCAGCATTGAAATAGTACATTTACAAGTTTACGACTAGTACATTGACATTAATATACTTACtacttaaagtatacttaaaaaatatactttaacaaaaaatataataaatataaaaacataaaattaacttttgtattacttctttttcgtaagggtgGGCAATAAAATTTAGACCAAATTCAGTTGCGGCATGAGCGTAGCCTAaatttcacacacatacatattttcTAGTGCCATTTTAAACACTTCCACACAAAGAACAAAAATGGGGTCTCACATAAACATGACAGGAGTATCTGAACATATGATGGCAAAGAATTTTTATTACACGGatcacatttaaatgtaaatcttCATGTGGGAATTAAGGTTTACTTCACATCTGAAacactttccacactgatcacatgagaatggcttctctccagtgtgaattctcatgtgttttgtaaggtttcctttttcagtgaaactctttccacactgagggcaggtgaaaggcttctctccagagTGAACTCTCATGTGTTTTGTAAGGTTTCCTTTATGAGTGAAACACTTcccacactgttggcagatTAAAGGCTGCTGTCCAGTGTGAgtattcatgtgttttttgaagtgtcctttatgagtgaatctttttccacactgaccacatgtgaacggcttccCTCTGATGTGaatgttcatgtgttttttaaGTTGCGCTTTATGAAtgtaactctttccacactgaaggCAGGTGTAAGGCCTCTCTCCAGTGTGTATTCTCATGTGTTTTGTAAGGTTTCCTTTTtcagtgaaactctttccacatggctggcaggtgaaaggcttctctccagtgtgaattctaaTGTGCCTGTTAAGAAAAGCTTTTTCAtggaaactctttccacactgagggcaggtataaggcttctctccagtgtgaattctcatgtggacattAAGATATCCTTTTCtgttgaaactttttccacactgttgacagGTGAAATATTGTCCCTTTGCTCTTTTTTGTGACATATTTTCTGTCTGTGAGCAACTAAATGACTTTTCTCCAGTTATAAGATCATGATGTTTCTCATACCGGTCCCTCTCTTTCATTTCATTCAGTTCTTGACTCTCCTCTTTCAGTGCCATCAGGTCTAAggcaaagggaaaaaaagagaaaagaaatacaaattAACCCCAGTTTAAGGGCACAAAgcaacaaacatcaaaaccaacatcAAGTATCAAAACAATATGTATGTTAGATACTATACACACTAAGCTACTAAGATAGGTGTTACATGCAATCTCAAAACCACAATATTGTcagctctttttttctttaagacatGTCCCACATTTTTCAAACTGtcagttatcaaaaaaaaaaaaaaaagggggccAGGAGAAGTTTATTATAGACCCATTTCAAATTTgccatttatgtctaaaatatatcaaatattattattattataaaaaacaattatggAGTACCACAGGGCTCAGTATTAGGTCCTCTGCTTTTCTTCCCCTGAGAGACATTATTTTACTGTTATGACAGCGACACTCAGTTTCGTATTTCCTCACAACCTTACAAACTTAACTCTCTGACTGGGGGGATTTAAATTCttgaaattttataaaaaaataaaaaaataaaaataaaaatcaggcTATAAAGTTATGTTGCTCCTTCTGTACTCAACCTCGTCACGCCAACCTTTCTTCGCCTATAATAATTTAGACTCCATCCGTATGTGACTTCTTTTACCAGAAATGACATTATTCAGGTCTCTTTAACAGTGGTACAGAAGATGGTATGTAGTATCATACTTTGTATTCTTATTTTGGAGGCATATTTTAGTCAGGGGAGGGTACTCTCTAGCTTATCAACTCAAACCCATCACATAAAATTAAgatggaaatgaacatttttcaaaatttcgTTTTAAtccataaatatatacattgcaCTTATTCTATTGCTTCCATACTTGGTCTACTCTCCTACACTACACGAGGAGCAGTGGCCATTTTGAGCAAAAAACCTATGGCAGGTAGACCTGCCATAAATCAGAACCGGACGTTTTTTCTTCTTACACGTGATCAGCaactagacttttttttttctttctggaaATTAACCCATATACACATACTACATTAAACCCATttccaaaaatttaatttgtgtgGAAGCATTTCAAAACCTGTGAACACAACTTTAAGATTGCAGTCTGCAAAGGAAAGCAAGACGAGACAAGACAAGAAAATGAGAGGTGGTGGACTGTGTTTCTAATTTAACGAAAGTTGGTGTTCGGATGTAACAATGCTGAAGAACATATGCTGTCCTAATTTAGAGGCACTCTTCATAAATTCATAAACCTTTCTACTCGACGGAGGAGTTTTCCTCTTTCAATCTCGTGAATGTGTACATCCCTCCAGACAAGTGTAAGGTACCCAGACTCTCTTTTAATCATTCTTGGGGAACTGCCAAAATACAGACAGCACGTTACATGTCCTGCcagaatcattttttttatctattgaTAAATCATGGTTTACTGGGAAACTCAAACAGTTTCATCATGTCAAAGAGGATGCTTACAGAAGTGAGGATAAAATGTATAACCAGTATAAAGCAATGCAGGACACTCGCTTATCTAACTTACCTTGTATTGCCCGCACTCTACAGCTGGCAGTAAATGAAGGGTTgcctttaaatacacagagtaAGATCAAGACTGATAGTAAGATCAAAGGATGAGATTCTTCAACCTCTGGGCCAATCCCAGCATCTgtttatgaaaacaaaaacttttttcttcCTGACTTGGGTATAAATATTGCCACTTTGAGCCCATTCTGCACAATGGTACAGAGATAGACCAGTACTTACTTCGTTCTAGTGATGGATGAAGAGAAAACTGAGCCAGATGACCCAGTAGATGAAACCTCTGAAGAGGACGATTTTACGAAGGCTGAGCCAAACTTTGAACCAGAGGATGAGGATTCAGAGGGGAAGGCCCTGAAACTTACCTCTCCAAGAACAGGGAAACATGTGGATCTCTTCCATCACAGACACAAGGGAGAGCACGGGCAGAGGAGGTCCGAAGACATACTCCCAGACCCACAAGCTATGCCTGTGCATGAGCAGAAGTTATAGTGTCAACTTTTGAGTTATATTTTCCAAGCTCAACTCAAAACATTCTAGTTGAAATGACTAATTTAGAGGGGCAGTGTGCTTGTGGAAGAATGGAGCAATATTAACTGGAATGAAATCCAAACATTTATTGGCCTTCTGATACTTGCTGGGGTTTTCAAGTCACATCATGAAGCAACACGTACTGTAGCTTATGGGATAGCGAGATGGGGAAGGCAATTTTTTGGGCCACCATGCCACTGAAAACGACTGTCAAGGGTTGCGTGATTTGATAAGAGGACAAGAGCTGCAAGGAGGAAAAACAATAAGCTGGCACCCATCCATGAGATTTGGGAACACTGGGTGGACTTCCATGCATGTACCATCCTGCTATCAACATCACAGATGATGAGTGCCTGTTTGGATTCACAGGCCGGTGCCCTTTCAAGAATTATATGCCAAGCAAACCTGTAAAATATGGAATCAAAATCTGGGCAGGCTGTGATGCAGACACCAGCCTCTCTGCACCATAAGAGGAAAGTGCAGGAATCCGATAATGAGGAAGCAGTTTCCTCCACGGCTGGTCCCTCCAAGGTTGGTCCTTCCACAGCTGGACCAAAAAAAATTCCATGACAAGACATGCTAGAAATATTTTCGTTTACTCTAAAGGAAATTCGTCAAAGCTGACAAAAAGTGATCGAGGATGCATAATTTCGACGAACTTGATGAACCTGTGATATCTTCTTCGGGATGTAAAAGGAAAATAACAGCTGAAGCTTTTTCACAGAACCTTGCTAAAGCAGCACATTAAAGTGGTGAGGGAAAAGCTCCCTGTATTGTGTGTAATCACAACAATAAAGTTTGTCAGGTGTCTACATTGTCAGCTGAGGAGATTACAAAGATTAACCTGCATTTTGTATCTAATCTCTGAAACATCTCCTTttgccaaaacaaaacaactgttGGAGTTatctaatttttaaaaaacaaaaaacaaacttttaacatataaaaaacatattttcaatgaactttaattttgtaagtTACCTGATTTTATTCgagttattattacttaaacTGCAGTTTGATTGTTAATACTTGGAATGCACAGTAATAAGAGTTATATGCATGTCAATACATTAAACTCAATGTATTGTGGGAACCATAGAAAGAATATTCTAAGATGCATAAGATTTCATTCAACATGCTATGGAATAGAATACAAATTcaaatagaatataaaatagtgattcttcaaaatatcattcatttctgtagagctggacattttaataaggatcaaatgactgagttcagctttgagaatgaaaccaacctgtttgttcctcagtttctTCATGTTTGACTTCAATCTTCAcatcttcactctcctctttaataaacgccatttttttgtgtgtgtcatgtGGATCTCAGTCGCTTCACCAGGCGTTTGTGACACTCTGTCATGTTTAAGAtgagaataattaacagaaagaaaCACACATCCAAATTATAATCTCTGATTTAGTGTCTCAATCAGATCTAGTTCAGTAGTTCAGTGCACTGGTAAGGGGGTCagtcaggggtgcgtttcctgaACAACGAtgtaactcgctgcttcactaccatagtacgatgcatcggtgaacaaatcaactagctagtcacgactgtttcctgAAACCGTATTGTGGCAAACCTGTCGTTCAACCACGTTGGTGAATGACgtcacgcaggtggtgagtaataacttctttaaatgaatccgtctgagatcaaattaatgctagattgTTTGCTATAAATTATGGACATGGCATtagaggactaattctcattttcctcagttattttgctttatttccagattaaaTCAAATGCTTGTTCTGACGTACTAGAGCACGTTCGACCATGTGCAGtcttcaaaaacggtgctttaaatctcttgacaaactaaaatatatagatgacatttgtatatattcgaaataaaagatacacattgtacttaatgtcagcttgcttattttgctcaagataacgatttattaagtccacatgtcataaaaacaagaaactatgcttctaaccacagctcgagagctgtcgttccaaccacacaagtttgcgaaagttcgtttgaactatggttttaggaaacaccaaatcgttgaactagAACTCCCAGAATGAGAGTTAATGAActtaaaggttagttcacccaaaaatgaaaattctgtcatgaattactaactctcatgtcattccaaacctgtacgacaTTTTttcatcttaggaacacaaatgaagatatttttgattaaatatttttgagagctttctgtcgCTCCGTTGagtctacacaactaccactttttacacttaaaaaagttcatcaggaaatcgtaaaactaatccatataaattgagcagtttagtccaaattttctgaagagactcaatcgctttGTATGATGAAcgtatttaatttaggcttttattcacatttaaatcatgattcagatcaaaccgccaaactgctgaaattacgtgactttggcgctccgaaccgctgattcgacacactgattaataacgctccgaagcttcatgaagcagtgttttaaaatcggccatcactatataaatcgttattttcttttgtttttttggcacaccaaaatattctcgttgctttataatattaatattgaaccactgtactcacatgaactgatttaaatatgtttttagtacattaatggatcttgagagaggaagtgacattgctggctatgtaggcctcactgagccatcggatttcaacaaaaatatcttaatttgtgttctaaagattaacgaaggtcttacgggtgtggaacgtcatgagggtgagtaataaatgacagaattgtcatttttgggtgaactaaccctttaagttcaaacgtgctgcgtaacatgagaatgaacctcattggatcTTGCtgaaactcaaacgtgctgcataacacaagaatgaacctcattttgTCAGCAAAACTCCAACAGTCTTCCTTAATTTGACAGATGCCCCACTTTAACTTTTGACGATCAGCAGAGATTTTCAAGACGCTGTATATTCGTCATCCATTTAAAAACTACaattttattatacatatattatatatagcaCTACTTGCCCGACTGGACAAGTAGCCtgattaaaacattaataacaaaaaaataactaaaaataacaatcaccaaaaagacaaaaatgattctgatttttttattacactgtATAAGTGTTGATTGATAGTGGatactattatataatatataatgtactgACAGTAACAAGGTTGCGCTGTTGAGGTCATGAGCCTCTTTTATACCATATGACACAGTTTAGCAACATCACATGATCAAGAGTGTGGAATACTATCATGATTGAACAGTTCAATAAACTAGttttaaactaattttaatGTCACTCACATTTTGAACGCagtattgactgtttttgttcaatttcagcagcgaaaatagttccaGTCAAAGATCAGGAAGCACACAGTTGCACAGCAACACTCAAAGTCACTTTATTCTCAAAGTATAGTaagtttattctcaacattttaaagactagtttttttgagaaaaaaaaaaaaatctaatctcGCATTATAATGACCATAATCTTGagatggtttttatttttttgttattgtttggccctaatcctcttccatatatttttttcccaaacaAGCAGCTTTTTTTACTCAGATAAATCAATGACCGATTTACATGTCCGAAGGACAAAcacatgacaaggcttaatgtcgaaCCAACTGCCtattcagaaaataaaaaatattgttgcaaTTAGCTATCTCAACTTAAAatttgttagaaaaaaaaaaaaaaaatacaaaaataaggaTGAATGATGTGAGATTTTAGGGTATCGTATCTTATTTTAGATACAGTTTAATAATATGAACACATTggattaatatacatttaaactaCAGAGAAACGGTGCTTTAATGGGAGCAAAATGTGCTTGTGACACATTTATTCATGTTAAAGTCTCGACTGAAAGTGTTTCCAAACTACTGCAACATTTGTAGCATCGATATAGAAATGATGTGCTAAAGATTGTGTCGacactaaaataattttatccATAAACGGTATTTCCATCAGCTATATCGGTAAACATTTGGAAGCgctaaagctttttttttaatacttggaTGGAAACCTGGCTAGCGACTGAATTAATTTACACGATAAACTGATGAAAACGAGACGTGCCTGTTCTGTTACTCATAAAAACTATATTCATTAATGCCATTATATTAATTACAATGTTACATTAGAAATAATCCACTCATTTAACAGTTCTCTATATAACTGTCTGAACGGGCTGCATTGATTTAAACACttgaaatgattaaaaacacaaacctttcttcagcaGAATCACAGATGCAGGAGCTCGGCGCATACTTATGACATGATATCGAAATAAAAGTCTTGTTCACACGAAATAAAAACTCACATacagaaaacacattaaaatgagaTAAATATAAAGGATTCATTTGTAAGTGTAAGCAAGTGTGAAGCGATCACAATTATAATACCATCTACAGAGCGTTTGATTTTCTCAATCAATGATAAAGTCAAGTATCTTGATCTTCATTTTATAAAAGATtggataaaatatttcaaactcATTAAAAATTTGTAGATCAAAATTTTAAACGTGTGTAAGTAAAACTGAATTCTTATAAAATATCCATCTCAGTTTCCCCCAGAATTTGAGGGcataaaatcacatttcaaCTTTGTTTGATTAAAGTGCATTATATTAAAAGGGTTTGTAAAGGATTACAGTGACTCTCTAGATaggaaatttaaattaaaatggtttaaaatcaattcttctaaattttaatgaaatctaatGAAATCttaaattttaatgaaatctaatGAAATCTTAAATCTCCCTAGATTATCTTTATTAAAATTAGAAGTGTGGAATTTGTGTGGAAATGTGACTAATATAGACAAGTTATTAAGCTCTCAGATGTCCTTTACTGgaaaattatttacaaacctGTTTTTTACTCCATATAATCCTTCTATGAAATAACAGATACATACTGAAATGTTATAAATCCTTCTTCTATAATGATTAGATGGAAATGaacatacaaacccgattccagaaaagttgggacactgtacaaattgtgaataaaaaaggaacgcaatgatgtggaagtttcaaatttcaatattttattcagaatacaacatagatgacatatcaaatgtttaaactgagaaaatgtatcattttaagggaaaaataagttggttttaaatttcatggcatcaacacatctcaaaaaagttgggacaaggccatgtttaccactgtgtggcgtcccctcttctttttataacagtctgcaaacctctggggactgaggagacaagttgctcaagtttaggaataggaatgttgtcccattcttgtctaatacaggcttctagttgctcaactgtcttacgtcttctttgtcgcatcttcctctttatgatgtgccaaatgttttctatgggtgaaagatctggactgcaggctggccatttcagtacccggatccttcttctacgcagccatgatgttgtaattgatgcagtatgtggtctggcattgtcatgttggaaaatgcaaggtcttccctgaaagaggcgacgtctggatgggagcatatattgttctagaacttggatatacctttcagcattgatggtgcctttccagatgtgtaagctgcccatgccacacgcactcatgcaaccccataccatcagagatgcaggcttctgaactgagcgctgataacaacttgggttgtccttgtcctctttagtccggatgacatggcgtcccagttttccaaaaagaacttcaaattttgattcgtctgaccgcagaacagttttccactttgctacagtccattttaaatgagccttggcccagagaaaacgcctgcgcttctggatcat
The Ctenopharyngodon idella isolate HZGC_01 chromosome 4, HZGC01, whole genome shotgun sequence genome window above contains:
- the LOC127511152 gene encoding gastrula zinc finger protein XlCGF8.2DB-like isoform X15, which gives rise to MAFIKEESEDVKIEVKHEETEEQTDLMALKEESQELNEMKERDRYEKHHDLITGEKSFSCSQTENMSQKRAKGQYFTCQQCGKSFNRKGYLNVHMRIHTGEKPYTCPQCGKSFHEKAFLNRHIRIHTGEKPFTCQPCGKSFTEKGNLTKHMRIHTGERPYTCLQCGKSYIHKAQLKKHMNIHIRGKPFTCGQCGKRFTHKGHFKKHMNTHTGQQPLICQQCGKCFTHKGNLTKHMRVHSGEKPFTCPQCGKSFTEKGNLTKHMRIHTGEKPFSCDQCGKCFRCEVNLNSHMKIYI
- the LOC127511152 gene encoding gastrula zinc finger protein XlCGF8.2DB-like isoform X14, with amino-acid sequence MAFIKEEIKEVKIEETFRVKHEETEEQTDLMALKEESQELNEMKERDRYEKHHDLITGEKSFSCSQTENMSQKRAKGQYFTCQQCGKSFNRKGYLNVHMRIHTGEKPYTCPQCGKSFHEKAFLNRHIRIHTGEKPFTCQPCGKSFTEKGNLTKHMRIHTGERPYTCLQCGKSYIHKAQLKKHMNIHIRGKPFTCGQCGKRFTHKGHFKKHMNTHTGQQPLICQQCGKCFTHKGNLTKHMRVHSGEKPFTCPQCGKSFTEKGNLTKHMRIHTGEKPFSCDQCGKCFRCEVNLNSHMKIYI